Proteins encoded by one window of Phytohabitans houttuyneae:
- a CDS encoding potassium channel family protein: MTMRVAIAGAGNVGRSIAQELIENGHQVMLIERQPKMLRPERVPAAEWVLADACELASLEEAALSSCDVVVAATGDDKVNLVVSLLAKTEFAVPRVVARVNRAENEWLFTDQWGVDVAVSKPRVMAALVEEAVTVGDLVRLMTFRQGEANLVEITLPPTAPYVGHPVHAVPLPRDAALVAILRGKRVLVPTPDDPIEAGDELVFVCTAEVEDTVRAVILGADSVERTRGGV; the protein is encoded by the coding sequence GTGACCATGCGGGTCGCCATCGCCGGAGCGGGCAACGTGGGTCGCTCGATCGCCCAGGAGCTCATCGAAAACGGCCATCAGGTGATGCTCATCGAGCGCCAGCCCAAGATGCTGCGCCCCGAGCGGGTGCCGGCCGCCGAGTGGGTGCTGGCCGACGCCTGCGAGCTTGCCAGCCTCGAGGAGGCGGCGCTGTCCAGCTGCGACGTGGTCGTGGCCGCCACCGGCGACGACAAGGTCAACCTCGTGGTGTCGCTGCTGGCCAAGACCGAGTTCGCGGTACCGCGGGTGGTCGCCCGGGTCAACCGCGCGGAAAACGAATGGCTCTTCACCGACCAGTGGGGCGTCGACGTGGCGGTCAGCAAGCCTCGCGTGATGGCCGCGCTGGTCGAGGAGGCGGTCACGGTCGGCGATCTGGTGCGGCTGATGACGTTCCGGCAGGGTGAGGCCAACCTCGTCGAGATCACGCTGCCGCCCACCGCGCCCTACGTGGGCCATCCGGTGCACGCCGTCCCGCTCCCCCGCGACGCGGCCCTGGTGGCCATCCTGCGCGGCAAGCGGGTGCTCGTGCCCACCCCCGACGACCCGATCGAGGCGGGCGACGAGCTTGTCTTCGTGTGCACCGCCGAGGTCGAGGACACCGTGCGCGCGGTAATCCTCGGCGCCGACAGCGTCGAGCGCACCCGCGGCGGCGTCTGA
- a CDS encoding LytR C-terminal domain-containing protein — protein sequence MRALVVVGVLVVFALVFVGVALVRDSQGGEVAAASCPEGWPKGDLVLREAKDIKINVYNATDTVGLADSVAQDFTGREFQVKKKGNDPSKKAVEGVALLRYGPKAIGSSQVIQAFFLGKADTQYDPKREDDLVDVVLGDQFQQLATPTEVNQSLVDLGSPQLPPGTCAAKTEA from the coding sequence GTGCGAGCGCTCGTCGTCGTCGGCGTACTGGTCGTGTTCGCGCTGGTCTTTGTCGGGGTCGCGCTCGTGCGCGACTCGCAGGGTGGCGAGGTCGCGGCGGCCAGCTGCCCGGAGGGTTGGCCGAAGGGCGACCTGGTGCTTCGCGAGGCGAAAGACATCAAGATCAACGTCTACAACGCGACAGACACCGTCGGCCTCGCCGACTCCGTTGCCCAGGACTTCACCGGCCGCGAGTTCCAGGTGAAGAAGAAGGGCAACGACCCGTCGAAGAAGGCGGTCGAGGGTGTCGCCCTCCTGCGGTACGGGCCGAAGGCCATCGGGTCGTCCCAGGTGATCCAGGCGTTCTTCCTCGGCAAGGCCGACACGCAGTACGACCCGAAGCGCGAGGACGACCTCGTCGACGTGGTGCTCGGCGACCAGTTCCAGCAGCTGGCCACGCCCACCGAGGTCAACCAGTCGCTCGTCGACCTCGGCAGCCCGCAGCTGCCGCCCGGCACCTGCGCGGCCAAGACGGAGGCCTGA
- a CDS encoding OB-fold nucleic acid binding domain-containing protein: protein MATDQSSSSVRRFFQRLTASEAELDAEELQRESAESGSTLAGMCRRGQLVSVSGRLRTVVYTPRTNLPTLEADLYDGSDVVTLVWLGRRHIAGIEPGRQLTARGRVAVRDDRKVIYNPYYELEAPR, encoded by the coding sequence ATGGCGACCGACCAATCCTCATCTTCGGTACGCCGGTTCTTCCAGCGCCTCACCGCCAGCGAGGCGGAGCTCGACGCGGAGGAGCTGCAGCGGGAGAGCGCGGAGTCCGGGTCCACCCTGGCGGGCATGTGCCGCCGGGGACAGCTCGTATCGGTGTCCGGCCGGTTGCGTACGGTGGTCTACACTCCACGGACCAACCTGCCCACCCTGGAGGCGGACCTGTACGACGGCAGTGACGTCGTCACCCTTGTGTGGCTCGGCCGCCGGCACATCGCCGGAATCGAGCCCGGCCGGCAGTTGACGGCGCGCGGTCGCGTCGCGGTGCGCGATGACCGTAAAGTCATCTACAACCCGTACTACGAGCTGGAAGCGCCTCGATAA
- a CDS encoding DUF4193 domain-containing protein has product MATDYDAPRRDEVDLGEDSLEELKARRVDSQSGAVDVDEAEVAESFELPGADLADEELTVKVLPMQQDEFRCARCFLVHHRSQLAYERNGELICTECA; this is encoded by the coding sequence ATGGCCACCGACTACGACGCACCGCGTCGCGACGAGGTCGACCTCGGCGAGGACAGCCTGGAGGAGCTCAAGGCACGGCGTGTCGACTCACAGTCGGGCGCCGTGGACGTGGACGAAGCCGAGGTAGCCGAAAGCTTCGAACTGCCCGGAGCCGACCTCGCCGACGAAGAGCTGACCGTCAAGGTGCTGCCGATGCAGCAGGACGAGTTCCGCTGCGCACGCTGCTTCCTGGTGCACCACCGGAGCCAGCTGGCATACGAGCGCAATGGCGAGCTGATCTGCACCGAGTGCGCCTGA
- a CDS encoding APC family permease — MVSPTSLLKRLLVGRPFRSDRLQHTLLPKRIALPVFASDALSSVAYAPDEILLTLSIAGAGAYFYSPWVALAVVVVMLTVVASYRQNVHAYPSGGGDYEVATVNLGAKAGVGVASALMVDYVLTVAVSTSSGVANLGSVIPWVAEHKVGVAVTAVVVLTAMNLRGLRESGTAFAIPTYGFMIVIIGMLLTGLVRIFVLGDDLRAPSADLLIAAEDDHLTGFAMVFLLLRTFSSGCAALTGVEAISNGVPAFKPPKSRNAATTLLLLGTVAVTMLVGIIWMSRLTHLQFVEDPGLQIVEGPAGYEQKTVTTQLGEAIFGGGSILLYIVAAATALILFLAANTAFNGFPVLASILAQDRYLPRQLHTRGDRLAFSNGIVLLALFAIVLIAAFQAEVTRLIQLYIVGVFVSFTLSQAGMIRHWNRLLPRTRDPEQRRRMIRSRAINAFGTALTGTVLVIVLITKFLLGAWIAIAAMAVIYVTMLAIRRHYDTVSRELTPDEDRPVLPARNHAVVLVSKVHLPTLRALAYAQATRPDSLTAVTVNVDDKDTRRIQEEWERREIPVPLTVVDSPYREITRPIVDFVKSVRRSSPRDVVTVFIPEYVVGRWWEHLLHNQSALRIKGRLLFEPGVMVTSVPWQLASSAAKDLDRLDRDLARGPARGPRDRTPPQ; from the coding sequence GTGGTCAGTCCCACCTCCCTGCTGAAGCGGCTTCTTGTCGGCCGGCCCTTCCGGTCCGACCGCCTCCAGCACACGCTGCTGCCGAAGCGCATCGCGTTGCCGGTGTTCGCCTCGGACGCGCTCTCCAGCGTGGCGTACGCGCCGGACGAGATCCTGCTGACCCTCTCGATCGCCGGCGCCGGGGCGTACTTCTACTCGCCGTGGGTGGCGCTGGCCGTCGTCGTCGTGATGCTCACCGTCGTGGCGAGCTACCGGCAGAACGTGCATGCCTACCCGTCGGGCGGCGGCGACTACGAGGTGGCGACCGTCAACCTGGGGGCCAAGGCGGGCGTGGGTGTGGCCAGCGCGCTGATGGTCGACTACGTGCTCACGGTGGCCGTGTCGACCTCGTCCGGCGTCGCCAACCTCGGTTCGGTCATCCCCTGGGTCGCCGAGCACAAGGTGGGCGTGGCGGTGACCGCGGTGGTGGTGCTCACCGCGATGAACCTGCGCGGGCTGCGCGAGTCGGGCACGGCGTTCGCGATCCCGACGTACGGCTTCATGATCGTCATCATCGGGATGCTCCTGACCGGCCTGGTCCGCATCTTCGTGCTCGGTGACGACCTGCGCGCGCCCAGCGCCGACCTGCTGATCGCGGCCGAAGACGACCACCTGACCGGGTTCGCGATGGTGTTCCTGCTGTTACGCACCTTCTCGTCCGGGTGCGCGGCGCTGACCGGCGTGGAGGCGATCTCCAACGGCGTGCCCGCGTTCAAACCGCCCAAGAGCCGCAACGCCGCGACCACGCTGCTGCTGCTCGGCACCGTCGCGGTCACGATGCTGGTCGGCATCATCTGGATGTCCCGCCTGACCCATCTGCAGTTCGTCGAGGACCCGGGGCTGCAGATCGTCGAGGGCCCGGCCGGGTACGAGCAGAAGACCGTCACCACCCAACTGGGCGAGGCGATCTTCGGCGGCGGCTCGATCCTGCTGTACATCGTGGCCGCCGCGACCGCCCTCATCCTCTTCCTGGCCGCGAACACCGCCTTCAACGGCTTCCCGGTCCTCGCCTCGATCCTCGCCCAGGACCGCTACCTTCCCCGCCAGCTGCACACCCGCGGCGACCGGCTGGCCTTCTCCAACGGCATAGTGCTGCTCGCGCTCTTCGCGATCGTGCTGATCGCCGCGTTCCAGGCCGAGGTCACGCGCCTGATCCAGCTGTACATCGTGGGCGTTTTCGTGTCCTTCACGCTGTCGCAGGCCGGCATGATCCGCCACTGGAACCGCCTGCTGCCCCGCACCCGAGATCCCGAGCAGCGCCGCCGCATGATCCGCTCGCGCGCCATCAACGCCTTCGGCACCGCGCTGACCGGCACCGTGCTGGTGATCGTGCTGATCACGAAGTTCCTGCTCGGCGCGTGGATCGCGATCGCCGCGATGGCCGTGATCTACGTGACGATGCTGGCGATCCGCAGGCACTACGACACGGTCTCCCGCGAGCTCACGCCGGACGAGGACCGCCCGGTGCTCCCCGCCCGCAACCACGCTGTCGTGCTGGTCAGCAAGGTTCACCTGCCGACGCTGCGGGCGCTGGCCTACGCGCAGGCCACCCGCCCCGACTCGCTCACCGCGGTCACGGTCAACGTCGACGACAAGGACACGCGGCGGATCCAGGAGGAGTGGGAGCGCCGGGAGATACCGGTGCCGCTCACCGTCGTCGACTCGCCGTACCGGGAGATCACCCGCCCGATCGTGGACTTCGTCAAGTCGGTCCGCCGCAGCTCACCCCGGGACGTGGTCACCGTCTTCATTCCGGAGTACGTGGTGGGCCGGTGGTGGGAGCACCTGCTGCACAACCAGAGCGCGCTGCGCATCAAGGGCCGGCTGCTCTTCGAGCCGGGCGTGATGGTGACCAGCGTGCCGTGGCAGCTCGCCTCCAGCGCCGCGAAGGACCTCGACCGCCTCGACCGCGACCTGGCCCGCGGGCCCGCGCGCGGACCGCGTGACCGGACGCCCCCGCAGTGA
- a CDS encoding potassium channel family protein: MHVVIMGCGRVGSTLAHNLEGRDHTVAVIDQNADAFRRLGPEFGGITVTGIGFDGDVLREAGIERADAFAAVSSGDNSNIISARLARETFGVSRVVARIYDQKRAEVYERLGIPTVATVRWTADRILRQLVPEGTVEIFRDPTSTVSIIEVPLHKDWFGHPVKQLEATTGTRIAYLTRFGIGTLASGSTILQEGDQVFMLVTDDITERVSMVASTAPEGGR; encoded by the coding sequence GTGCACGTGGTGATCATGGGCTGTGGGCGGGTGGGCTCGACGCTCGCGCACAACCTGGAGGGGCGCGACCACACGGTCGCGGTGATCGACCAAAACGCGGACGCTTTCCGGCGGCTTGGCCCCGAGTTCGGGGGTATCACGGTCACCGGCATCGGCTTCGACGGCGACGTGCTCCGCGAGGCGGGCATCGAGCGGGCCGACGCGTTCGCGGCGGTCTCCAGCGGTGACAACTCCAACATCATCTCGGCCCGCCTGGCCCGCGAGACGTTCGGCGTCTCCCGCGTGGTGGCCCGCATCTACGACCAGAAGCGCGCCGAGGTGTACGAGCGGCTCGGCATCCCCACGGTGGCCACCGTGCGGTGGACCGCCGACCGCATCCTGCGCCAGCTCGTCCCCGAGGGCACCGTCGAGATCTTCCGCGACCCCACCAGCACCGTCTCGATCATCGAGGTGCCGCTGCACAAGGACTGGTTCGGCCACCCGGTCAAGCAGCTCGAGGCCACCACCGGCACCCGCATCGCGTACCTGACCCGCTTCGGCATCGGCACGCTGGCCAGCGGGTCCACCATCCTGCAGGAGGGCGACCAGGTGTTCATGCTGGTCACCGACGACATCACCGAGCGCGTGAGCATGGTCGCCAGCACCGCGCCGGAAGGGGGTCGGTGA
- a CDS encoding DUF3710 domain-containing protein: MMFSRRREGGRHARDNSQRRARAEQHNEPPAGDEPAVPSVGPFDVSEAPDGVQRLDLGSLKIPAIDGVEVRVQANPDGAVQQVVLVHGENALQLGVFAAPRSEGIWEEVRAEIRKSLFDDGVAAEEIDGEYGVELRARVRTPEGLTDLRFVGIDGPRWMVRGVYQGGAAVDPAGAGPLVECLHGLVVDRGQEAKPVREPLPLRLPKELAAQAQEGAAGAQEPVVEVDDAPPPVNGSGPSQPPRRKPSPRPRRT; the protein is encoded by the coding sequence CTGATGTTCTCGCGACGGCGAGAGGGCGGGCGGCACGCGCGGGACAACAGCCAGCGCCGCGCCCGCGCTGAGCAGCACAACGAGCCGCCGGCCGGCGACGAGCCGGCCGTGCCGAGCGTCGGGCCGTTCGACGTGTCCGAGGCGCCGGATGGCGTGCAGCGGCTCGACCTGGGCAGCCTCAAGATCCCGGCGATCGACGGCGTCGAGGTGCGGGTGCAGGCCAACCCCGACGGGGCGGTGCAGCAGGTCGTGCTGGTCCACGGGGAAAACGCCCTCCAGCTGGGTGTCTTCGCCGCGCCGCGGTCCGAGGGCATCTGGGAGGAAGTGCGCGCCGAGATCCGCAAGTCGCTCTTCGACGACGGCGTGGCCGCCGAGGAGATCGACGGGGAGTACGGGGTGGAGCTGCGCGCCCGCGTGCGCACGCCGGAGGGCCTGACCGACCTGCGCTTCGTCGGCATCGACGGGCCGCGGTGGATGGTCCGCGGTGTCTACCAGGGCGGCGCCGCGGTCGACCCGGCCGGCGCCGGCCCGCTGGTGGAGTGCCTGCACGGCCTGGTGGTCGACCGGGGGCAGGAGGCCAAGCCGGTGCGCGAGCCGCTCCCGCTGCGCCTGCCGAAGGAGCTCGCCGCGCAGGCCCAGGAGGGCGCAGCCGGGGCACAGGAGCCGGTGGTGGAGGTCGACGACGCGCCGCCGCCGGTCAACGGCTCGGGCCCGAGCCAGCCGCCCCGCCGCAAGCCCTCGCCCCGCCCTCGCCGTACCTAG
- a CDS encoding DUF3159 domain-containing protein → MTTQPEDDEERLPSFAEQMADQLGGWRGLVESSVPVVVFVFVNIIADLNPALIASVGVALAIAALRLIQRRPVRHAVNGLFGVGIGAFIAWRTGDEKDFYLPGILYGIGYGLALLVSVAVRQPLVGWIWSVIVAGGKAEWRTDPKLIRLFSRLTVLWGVVWLAKVGVQAALYVADQDTALGVARLVLGYPPYLLLLAFTVWAVRRETKSAPETEAAPA, encoded by the coding sequence ATGACGACGCAGCCGGAGGACGACGAAGAACGCCTGCCCAGCTTCGCCGAGCAGATGGCCGACCAGCTGGGCGGCTGGCGGGGCCTGGTCGAGTCGAGCGTGCCGGTCGTGGTGTTCGTGTTCGTCAACATCATCGCCGACCTCAACCCGGCCCTCATCGCCTCCGTCGGCGTGGCGCTGGCCATCGCCGCCCTCCGCCTGATCCAGCGCCGCCCCGTCCGCCACGCGGTCAACGGGCTGTTCGGCGTGGGCATCGGCGCGTTCATCGCGTGGCGCACCGGTGACGAAAAAGACTTCTACCTGCCCGGCATCCTGTACGGGATCGGTTACGGCCTGGCCCTGCTGGTCTCGGTGGCCGTCCGGCAGCCGCTCGTCGGCTGGATCTGGTCCGTGATCGTCGCCGGCGGCAAGGCCGAGTGGCGCACCGACCCGAAGCTGATCCGCCTCTTCAGCCGCCTGACCGTGCTCTGGGGCGTGGTGTGGCTGGCCAAGGTCGGCGTGCAGGCGGCCCTTTACGTCGCCGACCAGGACACCGCGCTCGGCGTCGCCCGGCTCGTGCTCGGCTACCCGCCGTACCTGCTGCTGCTCGCCTTCACGGTGTGGGCCGTGCGGCGCGAGACCAAGTCGGCGCCGGAGACGGAGGCCGCGCCCGCGTAG
- the dut gene encoding dUTP diphosphatase produces MDPVTPTRTKETDVTDAVPVPVRRLDPDLPLPAYAHPGDAGADLVAAEDVELAPGERALVGTGVAIALPDGFVGLVHPRSGLAARLGVTVLNAPGTVDAGYRGEIKVNLVNHDRAATAKISRGDRIAQLVVQRVERAVFQLVDELPDSSRGAGGHGSTGGHAGLVGEVR; encoded by the coding sequence ATGGACCCGGTAACGCCCACGCGAACGAAAGAGACAGACGTGACCGACGCTGTGCCCGTACCGGTGCGCCGGCTCGACCCGGACCTGCCGCTCCCCGCGTACGCCCATCCGGGGGACGCGGGCGCCGACCTCGTGGCGGCCGAAGACGTGGAGCTCGCGCCGGGTGAGCGTGCCCTTGTCGGCACCGGCGTGGCGATCGCGCTGCCGGACGGGTTCGTGGGGCTGGTGCACCCGCGTTCGGGGCTGGCCGCGCGGCTGGGCGTGACGGTGCTCAACGCGCCCGGCACGGTCGACGCCGGGTACCGGGGCGAGATCAAGGTCAACCTGGTCAACCACGACCGCGCCGCCACCGCCAAGATCTCGCGGGGTGACCGGATCGCGCAGCTTGTGGTGCAGCGGGTGGAGCGGGCCGTGTTCCAGCTGGTCGACGAGCTGCCCGACTCCAGCCGGGGCGCGGGTGGGCACGGTTCGACGGGCGGGCACGCCGGTCTGGTTGGGGAGGTGCGCTGA
- a CDS encoding DUF3093 domain-containing protein: protein MEEYAERLTVPWWLWLPGLGAAGLLAAEIWMGSSGVRSWLPFVVLLPLAVAGLWWVGRIRIRVAGGELYVDDAHLPVRFVADAVPLDVAGRREVLGVGADPLAFVVQRPWIGGAVQVVLDDPADPTPYWVVSSRHPTLLAAALLAARDAVRTPDEAGTS, encoded by the coding sequence GTGGAGGAGTATGCCGAACGCCTGACCGTCCCGTGGTGGCTGTGGCTGCCGGGTCTCGGCGCCGCGGGCCTCCTCGCGGCCGAGATCTGGATGGGCTCCTCGGGGGTGCGCTCGTGGCTCCCGTTCGTCGTGCTGCTGCCGCTGGCGGTGGCCGGCCTGTGGTGGGTGGGCCGCATCCGGATCCGGGTGGCCGGTGGCGAGCTGTACGTCGACGACGCCCACCTCCCGGTGCGCTTCGTCGCGGACGCGGTGCCGCTCGACGTCGCCGGCCGGCGCGAGGTGCTCGGTGTGGGTGCCGATCCGCTGGCCTTCGTCGTGCAGCGGCCGTGGATCGGCGGGGCGGTGCAGGTGGTGCTCGACGACCCCGCGGACCCCACGCCGTACTGGGTGGTCAGCTCCCGCCACCCCACGCTGCTGGCCGCCGCGCTGCTGGCCGCCCGCGACGCGGTCCGCACGCCGGACGAAGCCGGCACGTCCTAG